Proteins encoded within one genomic window of Nonomuraea gerenzanensis:
- a CDS encoding alpha/beta hydrolase: MKRVMGVVAGLVVLVAGVVSADGAAVAGRKAPVVWGACPKVAGKTASAALECATVRVPLDYRHPMGQSIKVALNRIKAKVPRDGNHLGTLLVNPGGPGSSGRDLTEYVATSLPADVAERYDVVGFDPRGVGASEPSVHCVDPATYYKAPRPDAVPHNRAEEKRLLARAEEYASRCGQLWSWLLPHLTTENSARDMDTIRAALGEEKISYLGYSYGTYLGAVYATLFPGRVKRLVMDSSVDPTGVWYDSNLKQDSAFERRHRQFLAWTAKHHAAYKLGTTVKQTSFAYYAMRDRLRARPAGGLVGPSELDDTFTVAGYSDKVWPQFAQAWSSYVRQGDIKGLTEIYAKHGKNDAADENGYAIYLSVQCRDARWPRQWDRWRADMKAMHRQAPFLTWPNAWFNAPCAFWPVRGGKPVEVHSSRKLPPFLMLQSRHDAATPYQGALQMARLFPRSRMVLEEGGNHGVSLAGNKCLDGHLAAYLRDGTLPRRDTTCPASAEPRPAAHMTSQGPQQQGLLGILGVLEGLPIG; this comes from the coding sequence GTGAAGCGGGTAATGGGGGTTGTCGCCGGACTGGTGGTGCTCGTCGCGGGGGTCGTGAGCGCGGACGGAGCAGCGGTGGCCGGCAGGAAGGCGCCTGTGGTGTGGGGGGCCTGTCCCAAGGTGGCGGGGAAGACGGCCTCGGCCGCCCTGGAGTGCGCCACCGTACGCGTGCCGCTCGACTACCGCCATCCGATGGGGCAGTCGATCAAGGTCGCGCTCAACCGGATCAAGGCCAAGGTGCCCAGGGACGGCAACCATCTCGGGACGTTGCTGGTCAACCCGGGCGGGCCGGGCTCGTCGGGCCGCGACCTGACCGAGTACGTGGCCACGTCACTGCCCGCCGACGTGGCCGAGCGGTACGACGTCGTCGGGTTCGACCCGCGCGGCGTCGGCGCCAGCGAGCCGTCCGTGCACTGCGTGGACCCCGCCACGTACTACAAGGCCCCGCGGCCGGACGCGGTGCCGCACAACAGGGCGGAGGAGAAGCGGCTGCTCGCGCGCGCCGAGGAGTACGCCTCCCGCTGCGGCCAGCTCTGGTCCTGGCTGCTGCCGCACCTCACCACCGAGAACTCCGCCAGGGACATGGACACCATCCGCGCCGCACTCGGCGAGGAGAAGATCAGCTACCTCGGCTACTCGTACGGCACCTACCTCGGCGCCGTCTACGCCACCCTCTTCCCCGGCCGCGTCAAGCGCCTGGTGATGGACAGCTCCGTCGATCCCACCGGCGTCTGGTACGACTCCAACCTCAAGCAGGACAGCGCCTTCGAACGCCGGCACCGCCAGTTCCTGGCCTGGACCGCCAAGCACCACGCGGCCTACAAGCTGGGCACCACGGTCAAGCAGACCTCCTTCGCCTACTACGCGATGCGCGACCGGCTGCGTGCCAGGCCGGCGGGGGGGCTCGTGGGCCCGAGCGAGCTCGACGACACCTTCACCGTGGCCGGCTACAGCGACAAGGTGTGGCCGCAGTTCGCCCAGGCGTGGTCCTCCTACGTCCGGCAGGGCGACATCAAGGGGCTCACCGAGATCTACGCCAAGCACGGCAAGAACGACGCGGCGGACGAGAACGGCTACGCCATCTACCTGAGCGTCCAGTGCCGCGACGCCCGCTGGCCGCGCCAGTGGGACAGGTGGCGGGCCGACATGAAGGCGATGCACCGCCAGGCGCCGTTCCTGACCTGGCCGAACGCCTGGTTCAACGCCCCCTGCGCGTTCTGGCCGGTGCGGGGCGGCAAGCCCGTGGAGGTGCACTCCTCGCGCAAGCTGCCGCCGTTCCTGATGCTGCAGTCACGGCACGACGCCGCGACCCCGTACCAGGGCGCGCTGCAGATGGCGCGGCTGTTCCCCCGCTCGCGCATGGTGCTCGAGGAGGGCGGCAACCACGGGGTGTCGCTGGCGGGCAACAAGTGCCTGGACGGGCATCTGGCCGCGTACCTGCGGGACGGCACGCTGCCGCGCCGTGACACGACCTGCCCCGCCTCGGCCGAGCCACGCCCGGCCGCGCACATGACGTCGCAGGGCCCGCAGCAGCAGGGACTGCTCGGGATCCTGGGCGTGCTGGAGGGCCTGCCCATCGGCTGA
- a CDS encoding glucuronyl esterase domain-containing protein → MNVSHNGRTASFTAGVDLPSGTGPFPAVVVLGGLGADTATIKAAGAAVISYDPLAVGREGTPRTNKQGAFYTLYGTSSGTGLLAAWAWGVSRIIDVIEQSGGSVLRADATGVTGCSRYGKGAFVVGAFDQRIALTMPIESGSGGVAAFRSVPGEGGAQPLSSTYSEQPWLGDAFGSFTGSPARLPVDTHSVVGMIAPRGLFIMDNPHIDWLAARSASVGALGGAEVYKALGAGGNITYWSAVQDGTHCATRSEWRTPLQQSIQRFLLNTGSYTGSMRIASNKSGNLAEWRDWTTPTLPDGGTDTTAPSTPGAPAASAVTATGATLTWAASTDQGGSGLAGYDVHHEQGATDPRLGQSTTDSITLTGLTANTRYQVYVRARDGAGNLSASSPAVTFTTTGTGGDTSPPTAPTGLSASATTATGTTLTWTAATDDDGVTGYDILRATGTAFTQIDTSPTTTYTDTGLTPNTTYRYQVRARDAAGNTSPVSNTAQLTTQPGTSTGTCTATGTVQTQWSTGYGVQPLTITNPSTVTITGWTVTFTLPAGHTLAGSWNGTVTTNGQTVTIRNVAHNGTIAAGASNSSAGFQVNRPSGNTSTPSGYTCA, encoded by the coding sequence GTGAACGTCTCGCACAACGGCAGGACCGCGAGCTTCACGGCCGGCGTGGACCTGCCCAGCGGCACCGGCCCCTTCCCCGCCGTGGTCGTCCTGGGCGGCCTCGGCGCCGACACCGCCACCATCAAGGCGGCCGGCGCCGCCGTCATCAGCTACGACCCCCTCGCGGTCGGCAGGGAGGGCACGCCGCGCACCAACAAGCAAGGTGCCTTCTACACCCTCTACGGCACCTCCAGCGGCACCGGCCTCCTGGCCGCCTGGGCGTGGGGCGTGAGCCGGATCATCGACGTCATCGAGCAGTCGGGCGGCAGCGTCCTGCGCGCCGACGCGACCGGAGTGACGGGCTGCTCCCGGTACGGCAAGGGCGCCTTCGTCGTCGGCGCGTTCGACCAGCGCATCGCGCTGACCATGCCCATCGAGTCGGGCAGCGGCGGCGTCGCCGCGTTCCGCTCGGTCCCGGGCGAGGGCGGCGCCCAACCGCTCAGCAGCACCTACTCCGAGCAGCCGTGGCTCGGCGACGCGTTCGGCTCCTTCACGGGCAGCCCGGCCCGGCTGCCGGTGGACACCCACTCGGTGGTCGGCATGATCGCGCCGCGCGGCCTGTTCATCATGGACAACCCGCACATCGACTGGCTCGCCGCCAGGTCCGCGAGCGTCGGGGCGCTGGGCGGCGCGGAGGTCTACAAGGCGCTCGGCGCCGGCGGCAACATCACGTACTGGTCGGCCGTCCAGGACGGCACCCACTGCGCCACCAGGTCGGAGTGGCGGACCCCGCTGCAGCAGAGCATCCAGCGCTTCCTGCTGAACACCGGCAGCTACACCGGCTCGATGCGGATCGCCTCGAACAAGAGCGGCAACCTGGCCGAATGGCGCGACTGGACGACCCCCACCCTGCCCGACGGGGGCACCGACACCACCGCGCCCAGCACCCCCGGCGCCCCGGCCGCCTCCGCCGTCACGGCCACCGGCGCCACCCTCACCTGGGCCGCCTCCACCGACCAGGGCGGCTCCGGCCTGGCCGGTTACGACGTGCACCACGAGCAGGGCGCCACCGACCCGCGGCTCGGCCAGTCCACCACCGACTCCATCACCCTCACCGGCCTGACCGCCAATACCCGGTACCAGGTCTACGTGCGGGCCCGTGACGGCGCGGGCAACCTGTCGGCGAGCTCCCCGGCCGTCACCTTCACCACCACCGGCACCGGCGGCGACACCTCACCGCCCACGGCCCCGACCGGCCTGTCCGCCTCGGCGACCACCGCCACGGGCACGACGCTGACCTGGACGGCCGCGACGGACGACGACGGCGTCACCGGCTACGACATCCTGCGCGCCACCGGCACCGCTTTCACCCAGATCGACACCTCGCCCACCACCACGTACACCGACACGGGCCTGACCCCGAACACCACCTACCGCTACCAGGTCCGCGCCCGTGACGCCGCGGGCAACACCTCACCGGTCTCCAACACGGCCCAGCTCACCACCCAGCCCGGCACGTCCACCGGCACCTGCACCGCCACCGGGACCGTACAGACGCAGTGGTCGACCGGCTACGGCGTCCAGCCCCTGACTATCACCAACCCGAGCACCGTCACCATCACCGGCTGGACGGTCACCTTCACCCTGCCCGCCGGCCACACCCTGGCCGGCTCCTGGAACGGCACCGTCACCACCAACGGCCAGACCGTCACCATCCGCAACGTCGCCCACAACGGCACGATCGCGGCGGGCGCGAGCAACAGCAGCGCCGGCTTCCAGGTCAACCGCCCGAGCGGCAACACCTCGACTCCGTCCGGCTACACCTGCGCCTGA